A genomic segment from Necator americanus strain Aroian chromosome III, whole genome shotgun sequence encodes:
- a CDS encoding hypothetical protein (NECATOR_CHRIII.G13215.T1), producing the protein MRCLVLFAVCVWIACADIGCNWSSSLTRSAKVKEAPKNIVAAVEEFLKKKLPEDGILTWIKAFGEDGKMYTYAVTGGVWKLPKLDRVAFDGHKELKQARTFEVDEVLPNLRNC; encoded by the exons ATGCGTTGCCTTGTTCTGTTCGCAGTCTGTGTCTGGATTGCTTGTGCTGATATAGGTTGCAATTGGAGTAGCTCCCTCACTCGCTCCGCTAAGGTTAAAGAGGCCCCCAAGAATATCGTTGCAGCTGTGGAGgagtttcttaaaaaaaagctt CCCGAAGACGGCATACTTACCTGGATAAAGGCCTTCGGAGAAGATGGAAAGATGTACACTTATGCGGTAACAGGAGGG gtgtgGAAACTTCCTAAATTGGACAGAGTGGCGTTCGATGGTCATAAGGAACTGAAACAAGCTAGAACTTTCGAGGTCGATGAAGTGTTACCTAACCTTCGAAATTGCTAA